In the genome of Fusarium poae strain DAOMC 252244 chromosome 1, whole genome shotgun sequence, the window ACGCTCTTCGGCGCCACTGTCGCTATGAGGCTACCGCAGTACCCTTATCGTGATGTTGTGTAAGCTAGCACAAAATTATCATGACTTACTCGCCTAACATGATCCAGGATTTTCTCTCTATTGACCGTGTCTGGACTGGTCTCCGTCTTAGTCCATGCATCGGCCTTCCAACAGTAGGCGCTTCGTGCTACGGAACGAAAGTAGAAACTGACAACTACGTTGTAGAGCACGTCTTGGTCGCGTTGCAATCTTTGTTGCTCTGGGTTTCGCAATCTCTCGATCCCGTTTTTTCACTGAAAACCCACTATCACTGAACGACTTATCAATAGCACTCCGGGAATATATTTTCGTGATGGCAGTGGCACTGTCTGTGGTAGCCATGATGTCATCTGGCACAGATAAGTCCAGACAACTGTCTGACAGCATCGTTAGTGAAGAAAGGGCCCTTTCCCCAGAGTCATGGAATACGTGGTACAGGCCAAGCACAAAACAATCATGGGACCTAGCCTCTTCCAGAAGCCATTTGGATCTTCTCTCGAACCT includes:
- a CDS encoding hypothetical protein (TransMembrane:4 (i20-39o45-64i71-90o102-121i)), coding for MENTRSTVVPAVQQIKNHFLAVLPAGTLFGATVAMRLPQYPYRDVVIFSLLTVSGLVSVLVHASAFQQARLGRVAIFVALGFAISRSRFFTENPLSLNDLSIALREYIFVMAVALSVVAMMSSGTDKSRQLSDSIVSEERALSPESWNTWYRPSTKQSWDLASSRSHLDLLSNLGSLDLKFMSGPKSHYSDHSGSGESAVTLSSGLRRDPSKIMEIVQWATAAAPPTFGRKGDSTSTETVLHELSA